From Blastocatellia bacterium:
TTAATATCATCTGCGACCAGATGCCAACGTTTGGCGCGTTTGAGCATTCGCCGCAAGACACCGACCTCCAAATTGATTATCCCAGGCCCAACCTTCTGAGACGCGCGCCATTCTCGATAAGCAAGAATGTCCTCGGCGCTAATGCGTGCCACCGGGGAGGCTTGAAAGAACTCTTTCAGCTTTACCAAAAGTTGTTGTTCATTCACCAGTGTCGCTGGCGCAAGTTCTAGCCGCCGGCCTTCCAGATAGCGTTTCGCCGCTTCGCCAAAGGCGAGCTTGGCGAAATTCTGCCCGGTCTTGGTGAACTTCCCTTGCTCGATCTCGGATATGCGCTCGTTGGCGCGTCCTCTCGCCGCCCGCTTATCTGAGGTATCGAGACTCATCCGGTATCGCTGACCATCAATGGTGACATCCAGCCACCATATTTCATCCCGCTTGTAGAGACGCATACACCACCTCCTGAGTTATTTTTTATGCCGTTATGATCCCTTCTTGGTCTTTCCCTTCCCTGTCTTTGATGGCTTGGCGTCTGCCGCTGTAATGCCGTTTTCTTTCAAATGCTGCCTGACGAGATAATCCTTATAACGGGCTCTGTATCGGCGATTCCGCAAGGCATGAGCACATGCTGTGGAACAGCTTGGCTGATCGATGCGTCCGGCCCAGAAGATGCGCCGGCATATTTCACATTCACGTATGCGCTTCGCCTCGACTCCATCAATGGCAGAGGCAAACATATCTTTGTCGATATAGAGTTCGCCGTTGTCATCAATCATGATCTGAGCAGACGATCTGAGTTGCGAAGCTAAGGCTAAATTCTCTTGGGGGTTTTCTGCATTAGCAATGCGACTAATCAAGCGTAGCTTGTCACGCGATTCTTGGACAAAGAGATAGCGCACTACAGCTTCAACCATTGCGGCTTCTACCTCTGCGCCTTCTATTACTGGCAGTTCTTCTCCAACTTGCCATATATAGTCGCGGAATGCTTTTGGTAAACCCGTAAGACATTGGTTTATCGCTTCGACATTTGCTTTGGTCTGCAAGGCTTGCAGTGCATCCGACTTCTCTATCGCCTCTCCACTGTAATCCAACATTCTCTGGGAATATGCTAGTGTACGGTCTAGGGAATCGGCTGATCCTTCAGGAGGCCCCAACGCCTCCAAATCAATACCAAGTTCCTGCCGTCTCGTTTCATGCCACGATTCATACTCTGCTAGCCCTGCCTTAGTGAGTTCATCCACACGCTCGAACACATCTATAAGCTCGGCATCCCCTGGCACCATATTCACAAGATCAAGAATCGCTTGGAGTTTTTCTGGGGCAGGCTTCAACCTGCGTGATGCTTGTCGTACCTTAGAGCGTTTCTTATGTTTGTTTTTTGCAGTTGAACGCATCACGTGCGATGGTATCATAGAGGGGTATTGAGATACAACGAAAAACTCAGGAAAGGATGCAGGTAAATGGAAGGTGAAGAAGTAGCACAGAGAATCGCTTGGGGGATTGCAGACATCGCCAAGTCTACGGGGTTGAGTGTTGCCTTTCTTCGCAATGAGGTCAGGCGCAAGGCGCTACCCATAAAGCGATTCGGGCGGAGAGTCCTTGTCTTAGATGACGACCTTAAACGCTATTTGTCGGAGGGCCAGCCCAAAGCTGAAGCCTGATGCTTCAGCTCGGTTTCTCAACGTCGCTCATTAGCAGGCTATCACCGACCCTTCTGAGCTTCAAAGGTAGCACATGCCCTCTGGGAGTATTAGCAGTGCTGTGTGGAGATAGCACAACGCTTCCCGCCGGCCTGCCATAAAAGATTTCTCGATAGATGTCTCTACTAGGAGGCTATGCAAAATCTACGATTCACTTGACAAGCGTTGCCAGAGACAGCAGCAGAACGCCGCTGCATTGTCTGATTATGGCGAGCATCGCGCCGCAGAGCGTTTGATCAAATGTGCTCAAGAAAGGAAGAGGATGGCTGATTCCAAGTCCGTACAAATCGCCAGTCTATTTCGCTGTCAGTTGCGTTACTGCGAATTTTGCCACTGGCGGGATTCTCGCCGGATTTTCAGAAAGTATTTCAGAAGGTTACTCGCCTGTGTTGATGAGGGCTATAGGCTGGCCATTCTTACGCTTACCATTCGCAATTTATCAAGTATCAGAAGCCAGGACTATGACCGGCTTTCTCAAAACCTCAAGATGTTTTTCCAGCATGATCTTTTCAAACAGCACGTGTACGGTGGACTCTCAAGAATAGAGACAACCTTTAATGATAATCGTCAAGAATTTCACCCGCATATTCACATCATAATCGCTTATCGAGCTTGCATATCCCAGAATGAGATAAAGGCTGTGTGGAAGGCTCTGACGGCAGATATAGAAGATTATGAGCCTTCAGATTCGCCTGCCGCCCAAGCATCCAGCCGAAGCACATGGATCAAGAAAATCGAGTTCAACAAGAGCAATCCAGCAAGGATTCGCAAGGCCATCAGAGGGGCACTCAATTACGTCTGTAAGTTCAACCCAATCGCTAGCCCAGAGGCTTTTGCAAACTATTACTGTGCTACAAACGGCAAACGACTTGTCCGAGCCTATGGAGGACTGCGCAGGAGGTTCGTTCGGGCTCTGGATAATCAATGGCCATTATCTTGATAGAAGGGTGCGCAAATGCATTTGCGCACCTGCGACTTGCGCACCGGACACGCTGCGGGAACGGGTCTTACTCTATATCTGAGGTAAGCCACTGGTTTGACCAGTGAGACTCGAAGAGCTTTGAGCATTCCAGCAGTCCAGTGTTTGCAGGTGATTAAATGAAGGAGAAACGAAGTAGACACGGATGCCGGAAACCTATCACAGCTCGGCTCATTCGAGGTGGAATTGTGCATATCACCTTGTATTCGTGCCCAAATACCGGCGCAAGACAATGTATGGGAAAATCAGGCGGGAGCTTGGGCCAATCTTTCACGAGCTGGCAAGGCAGAAGGAATGCCGGATTGTAGAAGGGCACATTATGCCTGACCACGTACATATGCTAATCGAAATACCACCGAAGCTTTCTGTGGCCTCAGCAGTAGGCTTCCTAAAAGGAAAAAGCGCCATTGAGATAGCTCGGCGGTTTAGTGGCAAGCGCCGCAATTTCAATGGCGAGTGCTTCTGGGCAAGAGGTTATGCAGTATCAACCGTTGGCTTTGAGATAGAAACGGTGCGAGCGTACATCAGAGATCAAGAGACAGCAGACAAAGAAGGACGGTTTTAGCAGGGTTCAGAGAAATTACATTCTCCTGAAGTATAAACAATTCGCCTTGATGCTCTTGAGAGTATACTGGTATTCTCACCGCCTGCTGTTCAGGTGTCTTGTTTACTACAATTGGCCTTTGCTGTCTCATAGAGGTGATTTTGCATGGCTGTCAATGAGGCTGCTACACGAAGACTGTTCATTGATCGGGAGCTAACCGTCGCAGGCTGGGATGTGGATGATCCCGCGCTTGTCGGTCTGGAAATTCCGGTTGATGGCGCAGGAGCCGAGCCGTGGAATGGCATCACCGATTATTGTCTTTATCAAAGCAACGGCGAAGTCATTGCGGTAGTGGAAGCCAAGAGAACGAGCCGTCATGCGCGCGTCGCTGATGAACAGGTTAGGCACTATGTCACACAGATTGAACATCACCAGAGTTTTCGCCCGTTCGGTTTTATGACCAACGGCGCGGATATTTATTTCTGGGATGTTGGCGAGGGTACACCCAGACTGGTATCGCGGTTCTTCACGCCCGAAGATTTAGAAAACCTACTTTGGATAAGGCAAAACAAGCAGCCGTTGAGCGAAATGGCAATCAATAGCCAGATTGCCGGAAGGATTTATCAGCAGGAAGCAATTCGCCGCATCGCTGACGCTTTCGAGCAGAGCAAGCGCCGCGCGTTGCTCGTGATGGCGACAGGCACAGGCAAAACACGCACGGCGATGGCACTGATTGACTTATTTCATCGCACCAATCAAGCGCGGAGCGTTCTTTTCTTAGCCGACCGCGACGCCTTAGTTGACCAGGCTTTGAAAGATGGATTCCAAACACATCTGCCGAACGAGCCGCGCGACCGTATCTATACCCATGCCATTGACAAGACAAAACGCCTCTACGTCGCAACGCTGCAAACCATCGGGCGCTGCTTCAATTCATTCAGCCCGGCATTTTTCGATTTGATTATCTTCGACGAAGCGCATCGCTCAATCTTCAATCGTCTTGGCGAAGTAATGGACTACTTCGATGGGCGCATGATCGGTCTGACCGCAACGCCGGCGAATTTCATCGACCGCGATACGTTTCGCCTCTTCGATTGCCACAATAACCTACCCACCTACCTCTACAGCTATAAGCGTGCAGTTGACGAGGAGTTTCTTGTCAATTACAGCCTCTATCAAGCGCGCACGCGTTTTCAGCGACAGGGCATTCGCGGCGTTGACCTGTCCGAAGAAGAACAAAACGCCCTTATAGATCAAGGGCTTGATCCTGATGAAATTGATTACTCAGGGACAGAGATAGAAAAGACCGTCAGCAATACCGACACGCTGCGCCGTCAGTGGGAAGAGCTTTGGGAAATCTGCCACAAAGACCAATCGGGCCAGCTTCCTGGAAAGACGATTATCTTTGCAATGACGCAGGCCCATGCCCAGCGGCTGCAAATTGTCTTTGAGCAGATGTTTCCGCAGTTCCCCGAACTTGTGAAAGCCATCACCTCAGACACCGAACGTGTGCGCGATGGCAGCTATGGCGACGGGTTGATTACGCAATTTAAGAAGAACGATATGCCGCGCATCGCCATCTCAGTAGATATGCTCGACACCGGCATTGACGTTCCCGAAGTGGTCAATCTGGTTTTCATGAAGCCGGTACGTTCACAGATCAAGCTCTGGCAGATGATCGGGCGCGGGACGCGCAATCACGAAGCCTGTAGATACTTTGACCGGCTGCCGGAAGGCCACAAGAGCGAATTCAAGGTCATAGATTTCTGGGAAAACGAATTTGACAAGAAGGCCGAAGAAGTGACCGCGCAGACCATACCCGTACTAGTCAGAATCTTCAACACGCGGCTGAACATCCTCAATTATTATCTAAAGCAGCAAAGCTCGGAAGATTGCAAGCGTGTGGTTGCTGACCTGCGGGCGCAGATTGCCCAGATTCCGCTTGATTCATTCGCTGTACGCCGCGAGTACCCAAAAATCGAAGAAGCCTGGAAGGATGCTTTCTGGCGCTTTCTGAGTCCTTCAAACATCGAGTTTTTGCGGCTGAAAGTTGGGCCACTGCTACGCTACGTTCCCGATGTGGATGTGGCTGCGGCGACGTTCACTAGCAAAGTCGAGCGGTTGAAGTATCAGATTCTCACCGATAAGCTGCGGCCCGACACGCTCGAATCCATTATTGAGGATGTTCAACGTCTGCCCGATTTCGTTTATGAAAATCCTGCCTGCAAGTCATCCATCGAGCTGTGCCTTTCGTCTCGACTATCGAACGCCAGTCCGTCAGAATTGAGCACGGCCATTGAAATGCTGGCTCCGAAGATGCGCTTTCGCCGCGAGCAGCAGAATGCATTTCTCATGCTTGATCTACCCGACTACATCGCCACGAGTGGCTATGTCACTTTGAGCGATGGCGGCGAACAGGTTTACGTGACCGAATACCGCGAGCGAGTTGAACGCCGGATTCTCGAAATTGTCGAAAGCCATCCGTCTATTCGGGCGATTCGAGAAGGGCGCGAGGTGAGCGACAATCAACTTATCGAATTGGAACGTACGCTGCGCGATAAGCTTGGCGCGAAGGACATTCAGCTTTCGACTGACAACATCCGCAAGGCTTACGGCTTGAAAGTCGGCAGCCTGCTTGGATTCATTCGCTACTTGCTCGAACTCGAATCATTGCCCGATTATGAAGTCATCGTGAAGCGCCGTTTCGGACAACACATTGCCGCGCATCATTACAACGCCGACCAGTTGCGGTTTCTGAGTGCGGTGCAGAGCGTCTTTTTGCAGCAGCGCCGTTTGCAATTGGCCGATTTGTACGAAGGCCCATTTGAAAGTTTTGGCAATAATGCCGTTGAGCGTTTCTTCACACCGCAGCAAGTCGAAGAACTGCTCGCCCTGACCGAACAATTGGCAGCATAGGAAATTATCGTGCTTACAGACCCCGTACTTCGATCACAGATAGACAGGCTTTGGGACAAATTATGGACGGGCGGATTGTCGAACCCGCTTGATGCCATCGAGCAGTTGTCTTATCTGCTTTTCATGAAGCGACTTGATGAAGAAGACCTGAAGAACGAGCAGGCCGCGCGCCGGCGCAATCAGGAATATCAATCAGCTTTCTCTGACGTAACCCTGCGCTGGTCGGATTGGACAAAGCGCACGGCGGACGCGGCGCT
This genomic window contains:
- a CDS encoding protein rep, whose translation is MADSKSVQIASLFRCQLRYCEFCHWRDSRRIFRKYFRRLLACVDEGYRLAILTLTIRNLSSIRSQDYDRLSQNLKMFFQHDLFKQHVYGGLSRIETTFNDNRQEFHPHIHIIIAYRACISQNEIKAVWKALTADIEDYEPSDSPAAQASSRSTWIKKIEFNKSNPARIRKAIRGALNYVCKFNPIASPEAFANYYCATNGKRLVRAYGGLRRRFVRALDNQWPLS
- the tnpA gene encoding IS200/IS605 family transposase, which gives rise to MPETYHSSAHSRWNCAYHLVFVPKYRRKTMYGKIRRELGPIFHELARQKECRIVEGHIMPDHVHMLIEIPPKLSVASAVGFLKGKSAIEIARRFSGKRRNFNGECFWARGYAVSTVGFEIETVRAYIRDQETADKEGRF
- a CDS encoding DEAD/DEAH box helicase family protein → MAVNEAATRRLFIDRELTVAGWDVDDPALVGLEIPVDGAGAEPWNGITDYCLYQSNGEVIAVVEAKRTSRHARVADEQVRHYVTQIEHHQSFRPFGFMTNGADIYFWDVGEGTPRLVSRFFTPEDLENLLWIRQNKQPLSEMAINSQIAGRIYQQEAIRRIADAFEQSKRRALLVMATGTGKTRTAMALIDLFHRTNQARSVLFLADRDALVDQALKDGFQTHLPNEPRDRIYTHAIDKTKRLYVATLQTIGRCFNSFSPAFFDLIIFDEAHRSIFNRLGEVMDYFDGRMIGLTATPANFIDRDTFRLFDCHNNLPTYLYSYKRAVDEEFLVNYSLYQARTRFQRQGIRGVDLSEEEQNALIDQGLDPDEIDYSGTEIEKTVSNTDTLRRQWEELWEICHKDQSGQLPGKTIIFAMTQAHAQRLQIVFEQMFPQFPELVKAITSDTERVRDGSYGDGLITQFKKNDMPRIAISVDMLDTGIDVPEVVNLVFMKPVRSQIKLWQMIGRGTRNHEACRYFDRLPEGHKSEFKVIDFWENEFDKKAEEVTAQTIPVLVRIFNTRLNILNYYLKQQSSEDCKRVVADLRAQIAQIPLDSFAVRREYPKIEEAWKDAFWRFLSPSNIEFLRLKVGPLLRYVPDVDVAAATFTSKVERLKYQILTDKLRPDTLESIIEDVQRLPDFVYENPACKSSIELCLSSRLSNASPSELSTAIEMLAPKMRFRREQQNAFLMLDLPDYIATSGYVTLSDGGEQVYVTEYRERVERRILEIVESHPSIRAIREGREVSDNQLIELERTLRDKLGAKDIQLSTDNIRKAYGLKVGSLLGFIRYLLELESLPDYEVIVKRRFGQHIAAHHYNADQLRFLSAVQSVFLQQRRLQLADLYEGPFESFGNNAVERFFTPQQVEELLALTEQLAA